A genomic stretch from Setaria viridis chromosome 1, Setaria_viridis_v4.0, whole genome shotgun sequence includes:
- the LOC117833825 gene encoding uncharacterized protein: MALRVSAAMAICLLFSLVAIAHSIPLKEAGLTTNASSAAATAAEVHAVPDGEELLILPHSDDIVVPDEVEEAVEPVAEPDPDRSIPSSDSEEEELMDKKLQAAEGQQGDENTEEKIEDDDEEQEQEKTKKKNHDGDDKKEKEKQHGCDGKGKKEKKIKKHRRSNDDDEEEEETKKQIHRHRRVEKKMKKRPHHSKNNNGDDSDDEDEQEKKERRWRKKAISRSMFGHGRRSQREEAAKEEVKN, encoded by the coding sequence ATGGCCCTCCGCGTCTCGGCCGCCATGGCCATCTGCCTCCTATTCTCCCTCGTGGCCATCGCTCACTCCATCCCCCTCAAAGAAGCCGGCCTCACCACCAACGCCTCCTCCGCAGCCGCGACCGCGGCGGAGGTGCACGCGGTTCCGGATGGGGAGGAGCTCCTCATCTTGCCGCACAGCGACGACATCGTCGTGCCCGATGAGGTTGAGGAGGCAGTGGAGCCCGTCGCGGAGCCGGACCCCGATCGGTCGATCCCGTCCAGCgacagcgaggaggaggagctgatgGACAAGAAGTTGCAGGCCGCTGAAGGTCAACAGGGTGATGAAAATacggaggagaagatcgaagacgacgatgaggagcaggagcaggagaagacaaagaagaagaatcacgacggcgacgacaagaaggagaaggagaagcagcACGGCTGCGACGGCAaggggaagaaggagaagaagataaagaagcaccgccggagcaacgacgacgacgaggaggaggaggagacgaagAAGCAGATCCACCGTCACCGCCGCGttgagaagaagatgaagaaacgGCCGCATCACAGCAAGAACAACAACGGCGACGACAGCGACGACGAAGACGAGCAAGAGAAGAAGGAGaggcggtggaggaagaaggCCATCAGTAGGAGCATGttcggccacggccgccgctcccAACGCGAGGAGGCTGCCAAGGAGGAGGTGAAAAACTAG
- the LOC117847002 gene encoding uncharacterized protein: MPTLLSARSRGTRAAGGGAGNRACYGIAACTVALLLFCALAASVSVWMAFAFGGLVLVAFGVAGCLAPASWRAGPSDGGVSADSEAAAAGAAGVVAARARRRFGMPKAAIDALPTFAYTVNGAEGGGGGDLESGAAAGGEQCSVCLEDVEAGEMVRQLPVCKHLFHVECIDMWLHSHRTCPVCRCNLLRSQRKVAAVKAAAAAAAAGEEGLPAEDALPSV, translated from the coding sequence ATGCCGACCCTGCTCTCGGCGAGGTCACGTggcacccgcgccgccggcggcggggctgggaaCAGGGCGTGCTACGGCATCGCGGCCTGCACGGTGGCGCTGCTCCTGTTCTGCGCCCTGGCCGCCTCCGTCAGCGTCTGGATGGCGTTCGCGTTCGGCGGCCTCGTCCTGGTCGCCTTCGGCGTCGCCGGCTGCCTCGCGCCCGCGAGCTGGCGCGCCGGgccgagcgacggcggcgtcagcGCCGATAgcgaggccgcggccgcgggtgCAGCGGGAGTCGTcgccgcgcgggcgcggcgacggttCGGGATGCCGAAGGCCGCGATCGACGCGCTGCCGACGTTCGCCTACACGGTTAACGGCgccgagggcggtggcggcggtgaccTTGAGTCCGGGGCGGCAGCTGGCGGCGAGCAGTGCTCGGTGTGCCTCGAGGACGTCGAGGCCGGCGAGATGGTGCGGCAGCTGCCGGTGTGCAAGCACCTGTTCCACGTGGAGTGCATCGACATGTGGCTGCACTCGCACCGGACGTGCCCTGTGTGCCGGTGCAACCTCTTACGATCGCAGCGGAAAGTTGCTGCGGtaaaagctgctgctgctgctgcggcggctggtGAAGAGGGACTGCCGGCTGAAGATGCCTTACCATCGGTGTAG
- the LOC117837033 gene encoding uncharacterized protein, giving the protein MVKLATARECRAYSLGAGGGSGTALRNRWEYINAGVYVFSAVLLVGGFLGQLLATTWGGSSRPALVVAAVGLAGVLAANVHDLLAHVAGVDYRLGMVAGLDAQLALVEIAVPAVQIAGTTLMLIAVVVFEIQMERGYRHGLARHGLNLLIAGPALWCLGSVHNICQVYERASGHVQLLQKSVQIPLLLGSTLFLIAGIVNRHDRRSRTAAFSLLGRSWAWFCLFGSLLFLAGGVLNLLKVFKTQQMGGRGMEKLRGGAQERLAMEREGKVPLILEHGGRRGTRDPAVVPPPPQQQPPHGSYKDALVSSAS; this is encoded by the exons ATGGTGAAGCTGGCGACGGCGCGCGAGTGCCGCGCGTAcagcctcggcgccggcggcgggtccgGCACGGCGTTGCGCAACCGGTGGGAGTACATCAACGCCGGGGTGTACGTGTTCTCGGCGGTGCTCCTGGTGGGCGGGTTCCTGGGGCAGCTCCTCGCCACGACGTGGGGCGGGTCCAGCCGGCCTGCACTCGTGGTGGCCGCGGTCGGGCTCGCCGGCGTGCTGGCCGCCAACGTCCACGACCTCCTGGCGCACGTCGCCGGTGTCGACTACCGGCTCGGGATGGTGGCCGGGCTCGATGCCCAGCTCGCGCTCGTCGAGATCGCCGTCCCCGCCGTACAGATCGCCGGCACCACGCTCATGCtcatcgccgtcgtcgtcttcgagATTCAG ATGGAGAGAGGTTACCGGCACGGCCTGGCAAGGCACGGCCTGAACCTGCTGATCGCCGGGCCGGCGCTCTGGTGCCTGGGCTCCGTGCACAACATCTGCCAGGTGTACGAGCGTGCCAGCGGCCACGTCCAGCTCCTGCAGAAGAGCGTCCAGATCCCGCTCCTCCTGGGAAGCACGCTCTTCCTCATCGCCGGCATTGTCAACCGCCACGACCGCCGCAGCCGCACTGCCGCCTTCTCGCTACTG GGGAGGAGCTGGGCGTGGTTCTGCCTGTTCGGGAGCCTCCtgttcctcgccggcggcgtgctgAACCTGCTCAAGGTGTTCAAGACGCAGCAGATGGGCGGCCGGGGCATGGAgaagctccgcggcggcgcgcaggagcGGCTGGCCATGGAGAGGGAGGGCAAGGTGCCGCTCATCCTGGAGCACGGCGGCCGGAGGGGGACCCGGGACCCGGCcgtcgtgccgccgccgccgcagcagcagccgccgcacgGGTCCTACAAGGACGCGCTCGTCAGCAGCGCAAGCTAG
- the LOC117862659 gene encoding uncharacterized protein — translation MARPSATAALLLLLLSLLAVVAHCRPIEAQSATDDAEPVAAVAAGDDDENGPPNPILPAEAGAAAEVALPAEEQQHHGFLRLPSHRLRHHRPCRHGPFFHRHHLWWALHHGALGDAPMRRFHHHRHGEALSHLAALPLPAEEAREAAGEEVKAVAVPDPDRSLPGGDGEPAFGDADGAHEAETDHEDESAAVTALKKEMLRRWFHHRHGMRLHHRHHDEPEEEATAEGLKRFHHHLHKEEEEKDMTRKRFHHAEHDDGDSDDEDEEVEEMVRRFRKAIMRRRFGHGRRFHHHHHGYGYRHAEETEKADAQDEGGVVAWIKGLINRF, via the coding sequence ATGGCCCGCCCGTCAGCCACCGCTGCgctcctactcctcctcctctccctcctcgccgtcgtcgcgcaCTGCCGCCCCATCGAAGCGCAGTCCGCCACCGACGACGCCGAACcagtcgccgccgtcgcggccggcgacgacgacgagaatGGCCCGCCCAACCCCATACTCCCCGCCGaggcaggcgccgccgccgaggtggCCCTCCcggcggaggagcagcagcaccacGGGTTCCTCCGCCTGCCGTCCCACcggctccgccaccaccgcccctgCCGCCACGGCCCCTtcttccaccgccaccacctctgGTGGGCGCTCCACCACGGCGCCTTAGGGGACGCGCCGATGCGCCGgttccaccaccaccgccacggcGAGGCTCTGAGCCACCTGGCGGCCTTGCCTTTGCCTGCGGAGGAGgccagggaggcggcgggggaggaggtgaAGGCCGTGGCCGTGCCGGACCCGGATCGCTCGCTCCCCGGCGGTGACGGTGAGCCGGCTTtcggcgacgccgacggcgccCATGAGGCAGAGACAGACCACGAGGACGAGAGCGCGGCGGTCACGGCGTTGAAGAAGGAGATGCTGCGGAGGTGGTTCCACCACCGCCACGGCAtgcgcctccaccaccgccaccacgacGAGCCGGAGGAGGAAGCCACGGCGGAGGGCCTGAAGCGGTTCCACCACCACCttcacaaggaagaggaggagaaagacaTGACGAGAAAGCGGTTCCATCACGCCGAGCATGATGACGGCGACAGcgacgacgaggatgaggaggtggaggagatggTCCGGCGGTTCAGGAAGGCCATCATGCGGAGGAGgttcggccatggccgccgcttccaccaccaccaccacggctaCGGCTACCGCCACGCCGAGGAGACCGAGAAGGCGGATGCACAGGATgagggcggcgtggtggcgtggATCAAGGGCCTCATCAACCGGTTCTAG